CTGCAAACAATGGCACTCGAATCGCGTAAATTGCGCCGCACCGCGATCATGATCGCTTTGCAGTTTTGGCATTCGAACTCAGGATAATCAGGATTTTCCATATAAGCGAACTTTATTACAGTTTTACAAGATGCGGGATTCAGGAATTTGAGTTAGGCATTTCGGTTAGGACTAACCCGTTGCTTTGGTACATTTGCAGGACGGCAGTTTTGAGCGGGAAACACGCGAAGAGCCCCGCGGAAGCGAAAATCCTTTGCGTCGGAAGAAGCGATTGCCGCAAAATTCCTAAAGCTTACCGGGCACACTCTGCCCGAAAAGCAGCGCGATGACCTTATCGGGCCGTCCTGGAAATGGAAACTCTGTCTTCGGCCAATCGATTGGTTGATTTGATGCCAGTGACACCGCTGGGCTCGCGACCCGGGCACCAGCCGCCTGCGCTCATTACGAACCCGTTACTTGACTTCCGGCGGCCAGCATCCATTTGTTCAATGTCAAATTCAACGCGAACCTGCTGCGACGAAACTCCCAATTTCGCGACGCAGCTACCCAAAAAGTTGAGGTCATATAGATGAGCCAGTTGTTTCAGCCACTGCGATTGGATTCGCTCGAACTCGCGAACAGAATCATAATCGCGCCCATGTGCCAATATTCCGCCGAGGATGGCTCGGCGTCAGACTGGCACATGATGCACCTGGGTCACCTCGCCCTGTCGGGTGCCGGCTTGCTGGTTACGGAAGCTACCGCCGTAACACCTGAAGGCCGCATTTCTCCCCGGGATCTCGGGCTTTATTCCGATGCCAATGAAGCAGCACTCGGGCGTGTTGTCGCGGCGATCCGCGACTATTCGCCGATACCCATCGCCGCGCAACTAGCCCACGCCGGGCGGAAGGCATCGACCCGCGTGCCATGGGAGGGTGGCAAGCAGATTGCGCCGAATGAGCCAACCGGGTGGAAAACCGTGGCCCCTTCACCCGTGCCATATCTGAATGAGTACGATGCTCCAACGGCATTGGATGGCGCTGGCCTCGATCGCATACGGGATGCATTCGTCAAGGCGGCGAAACGCGCAGACCGGATCGGCATAGATGGCATCGAAATTCATGGAGCGCATGGATATTTGCTGCACGAGTTCCTGTCACCGCTCTCGAACAAGCGCGAAGATAGATATGGTGGCAGTCTGGACAATCGAATGCGCTTCCCTCTCGAAGTGTTCGAAGCGGTTCGGGCAGCGTTTCCCGCCAACAAGCCGGTCTGGATACGCGTTTCTGCTTCTGACTGGGTCGATGGTGGATGGGACGTCGAGAGCACCGTGATCTTTGCAAAGGAGTTGGAGGCGCGCGGTTGTGCCGCCATCCACGTCAGCAGTGGCGGTCTTTCGCCCCTGCAGAAAATGCCGGTTGAACCCAACTATCAGGTTCCATTCGCGCAGCGGATCAAAGCCGAGGTGAAAATGCCCGTCATTGCTGTCGGACTAATCACCGAGGCGAAACAGGCAGAAGACATCATTGCCAACGGCGACGCCGATGCGATAGCGCTTGCACGCGCAATCCTCTACGATCCTCGCTGGCCCTGGCATGCGGCGGCGGAACTCGGAGCACAGGTGGTGGCTCCCGAACAATATTGGCGATCCCAGCCCCGGAACCATGCGGATCTGTTCAAAATCCCGCAAACAGCCTGAATTAAAACGCGAGCGGTCGTAGCTAGTTGTGAGCTTTCAATAGGTTGTCCATCCGGTCCAAACCGGGGAGACTGAGGTTGTCGAAGCTTCAGTGACTCTTGGAGGACCGGATGAACATCCACAAGAATGCCCGTCTTACGCGGTATGGTCGAGAGCGAATTGTGAGCCAGGTCGAGGGCGGGCAGACGCCGCAGGCCGTTGCCGAAGCCGCAGGCGTGTGCCCGCGGACGGTGCGCAAATGGGTCGATCGGTATCGCCGCGAGGGCTTGAGCGGACTGGAGGATCGTTCGTCGCGACCACATCGCTTGCGCCGGCCGACCCCTGAAGCCATTGTCGGGACGATTGAGCGGTTACGCCGCCAGCGTTGGACAGGCAAGCAGATCGCTGCCGAGGTCGGCGTCTCGCCGGCAACTGTCAGCCGTGTTCTGCGCCGGTTGGGCCTCAACAAACTGAGCGCCCTGGATCCCGAACCCGTGCGCCGCTATGAACGGGAACATCCGGGCGAACTCATTCATCTCGACATTAAGAAGCTTGGCCGTATTGGCTCGGTGGGACACCGCATCACCGGACGGCAAACGGGCGTTGTCAACCGCCATCTGGGCATCGGCTGGGAGTTCGTCCACGTCTGCATTGATGACGCTTCGCGGGTCGCTTTTGTGCAGGTCATGCCAGATGAGCGCAAAGAGAGCGCCGTTGCCTTCCTGGAGGCTGCCGTCGCCTACTATGCGAAGCTGGGTATCTGTATCGAGCGCGTGATGACCGACAACGGGTCATGCTACCGGTCAAAGGCTTTCCGCACAGCCTGCAAACGTCTGGGCTTGCGTCAAGTCTTCACAAGACCATACACGCCTAAGACCAATGGTAAGGCCGAACGCTTCATTCAGACGAGCCTACGCGAATGGGCTTACGCTCGTGCTTACAACAACTCTCAAGAACGCACGGAGGAGCTGCCGCACTGGCTTCATCGCTACAATTGGCACAGGCCGCACGGCAGTTTAGGATCAAAACCACCTATCAGCCGTCTCGGCCTGGATCGGGACAACCTGTTGAGGTTCCACAGCTAGTCTAGGTTACGACGCTCGTTCTCTGACGAATAATGCGAACGCTTATCCTCGTACATCAGCAGA
This window of the Phyllobacterium zundukense genome carries:
- a CDS encoding NADH:flavin oxidoreductase/NADH oxidase, producing MSQLFQPLRLDSLELANRIIIAPMCQYSAEDGSASDWHMMHLGHLALSGAGLLVTEATAVTPEGRISPRDLGLYSDANEAALGRVVAAIRDYSPIPIAAQLAHAGRKASTRVPWEGGKQIAPNEPTGWKTVAPSPVPYLNEYDAPTALDGAGLDRIRDAFVKAAKRADRIGIDGIEIHGAHGYLLHEFLSPLSNKREDRYGGSLDNRMRFPLEVFEAVRAAFPANKPVWIRVSASDWVDGGWDVESTVIFAKELEARGCAAIHVSSGGLSPLQKMPVEPNYQVPFAQRIKAEVKMPVIAVGLITEAKQAEDIIANGDADAIALARAILYDPRWPWHAAAELGAQVVAPEQYWRSQPRNHADLFKIPQTA
- a CDS encoding IS481 family transposase — protein: MNIHKNARLTRYGRERIVSQVEGGQTPQAVAEAAGVCPRTVRKWVDRYRREGLSGLEDRSSRPHRLRRPTPEAIVGTIERLRRQRWTGKQIAAEVGVSPATVSRVLRRLGLNKLSALDPEPVRRYEREHPGELIHLDIKKLGRIGSVGHRITGRQTGVVNRHLGIGWEFVHVCIDDASRVAFVQVMPDERKESAVAFLEAAVAYYAKLGICIERVMTDNGSCYRSKAFRTACKRLGLRQVFTRPYTPKTNGKAERFIQTSLREWAYARAYNNSQERTEELPHWLHRYNWHRPHGSLGSKPPISRLGLDRDNLLRFHS